From Prochlorococcus sp. MIT 1223, the proteins below share one genomic window:
- a CDS encoding alpha/beta hydrolase — MTINSFIYCEKVNCAENIIIYKGILSRSISVESLDHLAKTKKLKGSLKKIIKLTNQNKDEISDLLNQEYEAPLVLTSKLINSKIGSVILSRVAEIIYPNKVENKSISVPAIRAALINGIVKGNGRINLIQFLKSYPNKNIAINYSALSKVINKVESMNDLVEFFSGSPLDKLKNINSI, encoded by the coding sequence ATGACAATCAATTCATTTATTTATTGTGAAAAAGTTAATTGTGCAGAGAATATTATAATTTATAAAGGTATATTAAGTAGATCAATATCAGTTGAATCACTAGATCATCTAGCAAAAACAAAAAAACTGAAAGGTTCATTAAAAAAAATTATAAAGCTAACTAATCAAAATAAAGATGAAATTTCTGACTTGTTAAACCAAGAGTACGAAGCTCCTCTAGTACTTACAAGTAAACTTATAAATAGTAAGATAGGTTCCGTTATTTTATCGAGAGTAGCTGAAATAATCTATCCAAATAAAGTAGAAAATAAATCAATAAGTGTTCCGGCGATAAGAGCAGCTTTAATTAATGGAATAGTAAAAGGAAATGGAAGAATAAATTTAATTCAATTTTTAAAATCCTATCCAAATAAAAATATAGCTATTAATTATTCAGCTTTAAGTAAAGTTATTAATAAAGTTGAATCAATGAATGATCTTGTAGAATTTTTTAGTGGATCTCCATTAGACAAACTTAAAAACATTAATTCTATTTAA
- a CDS encoding PRC-barrel domain containing protein translates to MVNLNNILLSDFSQLIVRCDQGIDHGKGYMVWMHPPVHRVLGWVTSTSSLNLHKEVWRLDQLKKISNEFIYVKGLPSVSDQPTLDRIPSLINTTLLNKNGLKIATLVDLVFNYNSGRILYYLVSRSNPRIPGSSRWSLKIDHIKDQQPGMILSNLNSLDDLPLLRASVKEEILKKSKGWRNQIQDITNVATNKLEGWLEESPWEDRTIGFSNTKDSFDNVRSNYENKELQYDLDPTESYNKSNNNDSDPWI, encoded by the coding sequence TTGGTTAATCTAAATAATATATTATTATCTGATTTTTCACAGCTAATTGTTAGGTGTGATCAAGGTATAGATCATGGTAAAGGATATATGGTTTGGATGCATCCACCTGTTCATAGGGTTTTGGGATGGGTAACTAGTACTTCTTCTTTAAATCTTCATAAGGAAGTTTGGAGGCTTGATCAGTTAAAGAAAATATCAAATGAATTTATTTATGTTAAAGGATTGCCTTCTGTTTCTGACCAACCTACTTTAGATAGAATTCCTTCTTTGATAAACACAACTCTTTTAAATAAGAATGGACTTAAAATAGCTACTTTAGTAGATTTAGTTTTTAATTATAATTCTGGCAGAATATTATATTATCTTGTTTCTAGAAGTAATCCTAGAATACCAGGTTCTAGTCGTTGGTCATTAAAAATAGATCATATTAAGGATCAACAGCCAGGTATGATTTTGTCTAATTTAAACTCCCTAGATGATCTTCCTTTGTTAAGAGCAAGTGTTAAAGAAGAAATTTTAAAGAAAAGTAAAGGCTGGAGAAATCAAATTCAAGATATTACTAATGTTGCAACTAATAAATTAGAAGGATGGTTAGAAGAATCTCCCTGGGAAGATAGAACCATAGGTTTTTCAAATACAAAAGATAGTTTTGATAATGTTAGAAGTAATTATGAAAACAAAGAACTACAATATGATTTAGACCCTACAGAGTCTTATAATAAGTCAAATAATAATGATTCTGACCCTTGGATTTGA
- the dnaN gene encoding DNA polymerase III subunit beta, giving the protein MRLTCSQTDLNSALQLVSRAVATKPTHPILANVLLTADQSTNRLSLTGFDLSLGIQTFLTASVEISGAITLPAKLLVEIISKLSNESPVVFETDENGEMVSLKSKSGTYQVRGMPSDDFPDLPLVESGNSIKLNASEFVNSLRSTLFASSNDEAKQLLTGVNLNFKSSSFEAAATDGHRLAVFNLSNILDNDNEENFSLTLPARSLREVERFIGSCKDAESISFFSDQGQVVFMASDQIVTTRTLDGIYPNYLQLIPDEFSNELQFNRLDFIASLERVAVLADQHNNIIKLTNNNNTVLISADAQDVGSGSESIPVKTNGNIDQIAFNVRYLLEGLKVISSEEVILKCNSPTTPAIFSPVSEELKFIYLVMPVQIRS; this is encoded by the coding sequence ATGAGACTTACTTGTTCTCAAACTGATTTGAACTCTGCTCTCCAGTTGGTGAGTAGGGCTGTAGCTACAAAACCAACTCACCCTATTTTGGCTAATGTCCTCTTAACAGCTGACCAAAGTACAAATCGCTTAAGTTTAACAGGATTTGATTTAAGCCTTGGTATTCAGACTTTTTTAACTGCTTCAGTCGAAATTAGTGGTGCAATAACACTTCCTGCAAAATTATTAGTAGAAATTATTTCAAAATTATCAAATGAATCACCTGTAGTTTTTGAAACTGATGAAAACGGTGAGATGGTTTCACTGAAAAGCAAATCTGGCACTTATCAAGTTAGAGGAATGCCTTCAGATGATTTTCCTGATCTACCTTTAGTAGAAAGTGGCAATTCTATTAAATTAAATGCCTCTGAATTTGTTAATTCTTTAAGGTCTACTCTTTTTGCGAGTAGTAATGATGAAGCTAAACAACTTTTAACAGGTGTTAATTTAAATTTTAAAAGTTCTTCTTTTGAGGCGGCTGCAACTGATGGTCATAGATTGGCTGTTTTTAATTTATCAAATATTTTAGATAACGATAATGAAGAAAATTTTTCATTAACTCTTCCTGCAAGATCTTTGAGAGAAGTTGAAAGGTTTATAGGTAGTTGTAAAGATGCTGAATCTATAAGTTTCTTTTCAGATCAAGGTCAAGTAGTGTTTATGGCTTCAGACCAAATAGTTACTACTAGGACATTAGATGGAATTTATCCTAATTATTTACAATTGATACCAGACGAATTTTCAAATGAACTTCAATTTAATCGCTTGGATTTTATTGCATCCTTAGAAAGAGTAGCTGTCTTAGCCGATCAGCATAATAATATTATTAAATTAACGAACAATAATAATACTGTTTTAATAAGTGCAGACGCTCAAGATGTAGGAAGTGGTTCTGAATCAATACCCGTAAAAACAAATGGAAATATAGATCAAATAGCTTTTAATGTAAGATATTTACTTGAAGGTTTAAAAGTTATTTCTTCTGAAGAAGTAATTTTAAAATGTAATTCACCTACAACACCTGCAATTTTTTCACCAGTTTCAGAAGAATTAAAATTTATATACCTAGTAATGCCTGTTCAAATCAGAAGTTAA
- the purF gene encoding amidophosphoribosyltransferase — MCGIVGVVSQDQVNQQIYDSLLLLQHRGQDSTGIVTMDDSVFHLHKSKGQVREAYRTRDMRSLRGNIGIGHVRYATKGAADREEEAQPFYVNAPYGIVLVHNGNLTNTRQLEKELFNDDRRHTNSSSDTEMLLNVFATELQHVTQGKNFSPENIFEAIKLVHKRVKGSYAAISLIAGHGLVAFRDPFGIRPLVIGKRVSKLNSLNEWIVASESLVLENNDYEIIRDVEPGEAIFITPSGDLYSLQCAQNPKLFPCSFEYVYLARPDSVMNGISVYEARLRMGNLLAETIRKEITLGEIDVVMPIPDSSRPAAMQVAKQLGIEYREGFFKNRYVGRTFIMPGQSLRKKSVRQKLNAMGTEFKGKNVLIVDDSIVRGTTSQQIVQMAKGAGANKVIFTSAAPPIRFPHIYGINMPSRNELIAYNKSISEIAFELSIDKLVYQNIENLQKAITYESNIKDLDLSCFTGNYITGDVTEEYLNWVEMEYLS, encoded by the coding sequence ATGTGCGGAATTGTAGGTGTCGTTTCCCAAGATCAAGTAAATCAGCAGATTTACGATAGTTTGCTATTGCTACAGCATCGAGGTCAAGATTCGACTGGTATAGTCACAATGGATGATAGTGTTTTTCATTTACATAAGTCAAAAGGTCAGGTCCGAGAAGCTTATAGAACAAGAGATATGAGAAGTTTACGTGGAAATATTGGTATTGGACATGTTAGATATGCAACAAAAGGTGCAGCTGATAGAGAAGAAGAAGCACAACCTTTTTACGTTAATGCACCATATGGAATTGTTTTAGTACATAATGGAAATCTTACTAACACAAGGCAATTAGAAAAAGAACTTTTTAACGATGATCGTAGACATACGAATTCATCTAGTGATACGGAGATGCTTTTAAATGTGTTTGCTACAGAACTTCAGCATGTAACACAAGGAAAGAATTTTTCTCCTGAAAATATATTTGAAGCAATTAAATTAGTTCATAAAAGAGTAAAAGGATCTTATGCTGCTATTTCATTAATAGCTGGTCATGGACTAGTAGCTTTTAGAGATCCATTTGGCATAAGACCATTAGTTATTGGTAAGAGGGTTTCTAAATTAAATTCATTAAATGAGTGGATAGTAGCAAGTGAATCTCTTGTTTTAGAAAATAATGATTATGAGATAATTAGAGATGTAGAACCTGGAGAAGCTATTTTTATCACTCCATCTGGAGATTTATATTCTTTACAATGTGCCCAAAATCCAAAACTTTTTCCTTGTTCCTTTGAATATGTTTATTTGGCTAGACCAGATTCTGTTATGAATGGAATTTCTGTTTATGAAGCAAGACTTAGAATGGGCAATTTATTAGCAGAAACAATTAGGAAAGAAATTACTTTAGGCGAAATAGATGTTGTTATGCCGATTCCTGATTCTTCTCGTCCAGCTGCTATGCAGGTTGCCAAACAATTGGGGATAGAATATAGAGAAGGTTTTTTTAAGAATAGGTATGTTGGCAGAACATTTATAATGCCGGGCCAATCGTTACGAAAAAAGTCTGTAAGACAAAAATTAAATGCTATGGGTACGGAATTCAAGGGCAAAAATGTACTTATAGTTGATGATTCAATTGTTCGCGGAACAACTTCACAGCAAATAGTTCAAATGGCTAAGGGTGCTGGAGCCAATAAAGTAATTTTTACTTCTGCGGCACCTCCAATTAGATTCCCTCATATTTATGGTATTAATATGCCTAGTAGAAACGAATTAATAGCTTATAACAAATCAATATCAGAAATAGCTTTTGAATTATCCATAGATAAACTTGTTTATCAGAATATTGAAAACTTGCAAAAAGCCATTACTTATGAATCTAATATTAAAGATTTAGATTTATCTTGCTTTACTGGTAATTATATAACTGGCGACGTAACAGAGGAGTATTTGAATTGGGTAGAAATGGAATATCTTTCATAA
- the purL gene encoding phosphoribosylformylglycinamidine synthase subunit PurL, translating into MTQSDNFLNILNSNEFTCDYDIVKALIKEGLKEEDFVEICQRLNRAPNRTELGMFGVMWSEHCCYRNSRPLLQNFPTKAPHVLVGPGENAGVIDIGNGDRLVFKIESHNHPSAIEPFQGAATGVGGILRDIFTMGARPIAILNALRFGPLNKEKNISLIQGVVSGIAHYGNCVGVPTVGGEVVFDESYSGNPLVNAMAIGLMETQDIVCSGAKGIGYSVVYVGNTTGRDGMGGASFASAELTDSSYDDRPAVQVGDPFFEKGLIEACLEAFKAGDVIAAQDMGAAGLTCSSSEMAAKGDVGIELDLDSVPAREKGMTAYEFLLSESQERMLFVVKPGLESKLMNRFTKWGLYASIVGKVIPEKRVRVIHNKQIVADVPTTALADDTPVEKHSVLKEPPKFIQNHWKWTESLLDKETLKGIYKKDKLISWNQILLNLLDSPSIASKSWIYNQYDYQVQSNTVLGPGLADAAIIRIRSQDDSNSTKNSNKGIAAVVDCPNRWVYLDPARGSMAAVAEAARNISCVGALPLAVTDNLNFSSPQNEIGFWQLASSCEGLSIACRKMETPVIGGNVSLYNETKEIDNTVKPIQPTPIIGMVGLLDDLNNICTPSWKNDQDIIYLLGLPFDNKIDSRVTLSGSAYLEFIHELITGRPPEIDLDLEKQVQAFLREAISKRYIESAHDVSDGGIAIAISECSISSKYGAKINLPSLNSRIDRLLFAEGGARIIISVSPSNQKNISSLVNEFNNSRSKDINLTKLGVVQKVNHLFITQNNCSLVDIPISKLRFAFENSLSSRINNKF; encoded by the coding sequence ATGACACAGAGTGATAATTTTCTAAATATTTTAAATTCCAACGAATTTACTTGTGATTATGATATTGTAAAAGCTTTAATTAAAGAAGGATTAAAAGAAGAAGATTTTGTTGAAATATGTCAACGATTAAATAGAGCTCCAAATAGAACTGAGTTAGGAATGTTTGGAGTAATGTGGTCTGAACATTGTTGTTATAGAAATTCTAGACCTTTATTACAAAATTTTCCAACAAAAGCACCTCATGTATTAGTTGGTCCAGGTGAAAATGCAGGTGTTATAGATATTGGAAATGGAGATAGATTAGTTTTTAAAATAGAAAGTCACAATCACCCTTCAGCTATAGAACCTTTTCAAGGAGCTGCAACAGGTGTAGGAGGAATTCTAAGAGATATTTTTACTATGGGTGCACGTCCTATTGCAATATTAAACGCTCTAAGATTTGGCCCTTTAAATAAGGAAAAGAATATATCTTTAATACAGGGAGTAGTTTCAGGAATTGCTCATTATGGAAATTGTGTAGGAGTACCTACAGTTGGAGGAGAAGTTGTTTTTGATGAAAGCTATTCAGGAAATCCTTTAGTTAATGCAATGGCTATAGGCTTAATGGAAACACAAGATATTGTTTGTTCTGGAGCCAAAGGTATTGGATATTCTGTTGTTTATGTAGGTAATACAACAGGTAGAGATGGAATGGGTGGTGCAAGTTTTGCTAGTGCGGAACTTACTGATTCTTCTTATGATGATAGACCTGCTGTACAAGTTGGAGATCCGTTTTTTGAAAAAGGTCTTATAGAAGCATGTTTAGAAGCTTTTAAGGCTGGGGATGTAATAGCAGCACAAGATATGGGAGCAGCTGGTCTTACATGTAGTTCATCTGAAATGGCAGCCAAAGGAGATGTAGGTATTGAATTAGATCTTGACTCTGTACCAGCTAGAGAGAAAGGGATGACTGCATATGAATTTCTTTTATCAGAATCACAGGAAAGGATGCTCTTTGTTGTTAAACCTGGTTTAGAGTCTAAGTTGATGAATCGTTTTACTAAATGGGGGCTTTATGCTTCTATTGTTGGAAAAGTTATTCCAGAAAAGAGAGTAAGAGTTATTCATAATAAACAAATAGTTGCAGATGTTCCAACGACAGCATTAGCTGATGATACACCTGTAGAAAAACATAGTGTATTAAAAGAGCCTCCTAAATTTATTCAAAATCATTGGAAATGGACCGAAAGTTTATTAGATAAAGAAACTTTGAAGGGCATTTATAAAAAAGATAAATTAATTTCTTGGAATCAAATTTTACTAAATTTATTAGACTCCCCTTCCATTGCTTCAAAAAGTTGGATTTATAATCAATATGACTATCAAGTTCAATCTAATACAGTTCTAGGTCCAGGTTTAGCTGATGCTGCAATTATAAGGATTCGTTCACAGGACGATTCTAATTCTACAAAAAATAGCAACAAAGGAATTGCTGCTGTTGTTGATTGTCCTAATAGATGGGTTTACTTAGACCCAGCAAGAGGAAGTATGGCCGCAGTTGCAGAAGCTGCTAGAAACATTAGTTGTGTAGGAGCTTTACCCCTTGCTGTTACTGATAATTTAAATTTTTCTTCTCCTCAAAATGAAATAGGTTTTTGGCAGTTAGCTTCATCTTGTGAAGGATTATCTATTGCATGTAGAAAAATGGAGACACCAGTTATTGGAGGAAATGTCTCGTTGTATAATGAAACTAAAGAAATAGATAATACAGTTAAACCAATACAACCAACTCCAATTATTGGAATGGTTGGTTTATTGGATGATTTAAATAATATTTGTACTCCATCATGGAAAAATGACCAAGATATAATTTATTTATTAGGTTTACCTTTTGATAATAAAATAGATAGTAGAGTAACCCTTTCTGGATCGGCTTATTTAGAATTTATTCATGAATTAATAACAGGTAGACCTCCTGAAATTGATTTAGATTTAGAAAAGCAAGTTCAAGCTTTTTTACGTGAAGCTATTTCTAAACGTTATATTGAATCAGCTCATGATGTGAGTGATGGAGGTATAGCAATTGCTATATCTGAGTGTTCTATTTCTTCAAAATATGGTGCTAAAATAAACCTTCCTTCATTAAATTCACGTATTGATCGTTTGTTATTTGCTGAAGGAGGAGCAAGAATTATAATTAGTGTCTCCCCTTCTAATCAAAAAAATATTAGTTCTTTAGTAAATGAATTTAATAATAGTAGGTCTAAAGACATTAATTTAACTAAACTAGGAGTTGTTCAAAAGGTAAATCATTTATTTATTACTCAAAATAATTGTTCATTAGTAGATATTCCTATATCAAAGTTAAGATTTGCTTTTGAAAATTCTCTTTCAAGTAGAATTAATAATAAGTTTTAA
- a CDS encoding ABC1 kinase family protein translates to MADEVNDFIEAAGLLEYDPEAIRRIYQRNPSRLLTRLWQTLIPIALFLGKIFWEKTIGVLKDQEKARDRSKEFTNLLVKLGPAFIKAGQALSTRPDVVPQLVLEELAQLQDQLPGFDGDLAMACIEQDLNVEIHDIFEKIEKEPISAASLGQVHKGILKNGHIVAVKVQRPGLREQITLDLYIVRNIAYWLKANIKLIRSDLVALIDELGKRVFEEMDYLNEADNAERFRELHKHNEQIAVPKIYREVTSRRVLTMEWIDGVKLTNIEKVKELGFKPKEMIEIGVSCSLQQLLEHGFFHADPHPGNILALKNGKLCYLDFGMMSNVTKESRTGLIKAVVHLVNKNFDKLSKDFVELGFLPREVNLEPIVPAFEKVFSKAVKVGVNKMDFKRVTDDLSGVMYKFPFQLPPYYALIIRSLITLEGIALSVDPKFKILGAAYPYFAKRLIEDEDPGLRESLKEMLFDKNAFMWERLEDLIGSATLEAELNIDDLLDQIINFIFSEKGLVLRNEIVKIIAEKLDRLSWGAIQKINHGLPVKLRSKTIEKSLNNYKLNLKTNNKVNNIVNVIPGFKKRMFFKKIPRIIKEPVTRKMGLDVFKKTSEKGMVRLVKIAAGVEV, encoded by the coding sequence ATGGCAGACGAAGTAAATGATTTTATTGAGGCAGCAGGCCTACTGGAATATGACCCTGAAGCAATAAGAAGAATATATCAAAGAAACCCAAGTCGACTTTTAACAAGACTTTGGCAAACATTAATTCCAATTGCACTGTTTCTTGGGAAAATTTTTTGGGAGAAAACTATTGGTGTACTTAAAGATCAAGAAAAAGCACGTGATCGATCAAAAGAGTTTACAAATTTATTAGTAAAGCTAGGCCCAGCATTTATAAAAGCGGGACAAGCTCTCTCAACAAGGCCCGATGTTGTACCACAATTAGTCCTAGAAGAACTAGCCCAACTTCAAGATCAACTTCCAGGGTTCGATGGAGATCTAGCAATGGCATGTATCGAACAAGATTTAAATGTAGAAATTCACGATATCTTTGAAAAAATAGAAAAAGAACCTATTTCTGCTGCATCACTTGGACAAGTGCATAAAGGAATTTTAAAGAATGGGCATATAGTTGCAGTAAAAGTTCAAAGGCCAGGTTTAAGAGAGCAAATCACTCTTGATTTATATATAGTAAGAAACATTGCATATTGGCTAAAAGCTAATATTAAACTTATTCGAAGTGACTTAGTCGCATTAATAGATGAATTAGGTAAAAGAGTATTTGAAGAAATGGATTATTTAAATGAAGCTGACAATGCAGAAAGATTTAGAGAGTTGCACAAGCATAATGAACAAATTGCTGTTCCTAAAATATATAGAGAAGTAACAAGTAGAAGAGTACTAACAATGGAATGGATTGACGGTGTAAAACTAACAAATATCGAAAAAGTAAAAGAATTAGGTTTCAAGCCTAAAGAAATGATTGAGATAGGAGTTAGTTGTAGTCTACAACAATTGTTAGAGCACGGTTTTTTCCATGCAGATCCTCACCCAGGAAATATTTTAGCCTTAAAGAATGGAAAATTATGTTATTTAGATTTTGGAATGATGAGCAACGTAACAAAAGAATCTAGGACTGGACTTATAAAAGCTGTAGTACATTTAGTTAATAAGAATTTTGATAAATTATCTAAAGATTTTGTTGAGCTTGGGTTTTTACCACGAGAAGTCAATTTAGAACCTATTGTTCCTGCTTTTGAAAAAGTCTTTAGTAAAGCTGTAAAAGTAGGTGTGAATAAAATGGACTTTAAACGTGTGACCGATGATTTATCCGGTGTAATGTATAAATTTCCATTCCAACTCCCACCTTATTATGCCTTAATCATTAGATCTCTAATAACTCTAGAAGGGATAGCCTTAAGTGTTGATCCAAAATTTAAAATCTTAGGAGCAGCTTATCCTTACTTTGCTAAAAGATTAATAGAAGATGAAGACCCGGGCTTAAGAGAAAGTCTAAAAGAAATGTTATTTGATAAAAATGCTTTTATGTGGGAAAGACTTGAAGACTTGATTGGAAGTGCGACTTTAGAAGCTGAATTAAATATTGATGATTTACTAGATCAAATAATTAATTTTATCTTTTCTGAAAAAGGACTTGTTTTAAGAAATGAAATAGTAAAAATAATCGCAGAAAAGTTAGATAGATTGAGTTGGGGTGCTATTCAAAAAATAAATCATGGTTTACCAGTAAAACTAAGATCAAAAACCATTGAAAAATCATTAAATAATTATAAATTAAATCTAAAGACTAATAATAAAGTAAATAACATTGTTAATGTTATTCCTGGCTTCAAAAAAAGAATGTTTTTCAAAAAGATACCAAGAATAATTAAGGAGCCTGTAACAAGAAAAATGGGCTTAGACGTTTTCAAAAAAACGAGTGAAAAAGGTATGGTCAGGTTAGTAAAAATTGCTGCAGGAGTAGAAGTCTAA
- the thrC gene encoding threonine synthase → MSFIKTIKNSFKKNTVHKTWPGLIEAYMQWLPVSEKTPIITLQEGATPLIYIRSVSEEIGKNVKVYVKYDGLNPTGSFKDRGMTMAISKAKENNCEAVICASTGNTSASAAAYAKRGNMRAFVLIPEGYVAQGKLAQALVYGAEVISINGNFDKALDIVREISTQYPVTLVNSVNPFRLEGQKTSAFEIIESLGNAPDWLCIPMGNAGNISAYWMGFQEYFKHKRSDKLPRMLGFQASGSAPLVHEKIIHEPQTIATAIRIGNPVNREKALKVKKESNGKFLAITDEEIIRAYKLLGEKEGIFCEPASAASVAGLLKLKREVPKDSTIVCVLTGNGLKDPDCAINNNDAIFHTNLDPTINDVVKAMKL, encoded by the coding sequence ATGTCTTTTATCAAAACTATAAAAAATTCATTTAAGAAAAATACTGTTCACAAAACCTGGCCTGGTTTAATCGAAGCTTATATGCAATGGTTACCAGTAAGTGAAAAAACACCAATAATAACTCTTCAAGAAGGAGCAACACCGTTAATTTATATAAGATCTGTATCAGAAGAAATTGGAAAAAATGTAAAAGTATATGTTAAATACGACGGTCTAAATCCTACAGGTTCATTTAAAGATAGAGGAATGACTATGGCAATAAGCAAAGCAAAAGAAAATAATTGTGAAGCTGTTATTTGTGCAAGTACTGGAAACACTTCAGCTTCTGCAGCAGCATATGCAAAAAGAGGAAACATGAGAGCATTTGTTTTAATTCCAGAAGGATATGTTGCTCAAGGAAAATTAGCTCAAGCACTTGTATACGGGGCAGAGGTTATTTCTATAAATGGTAATTTTGATAAAGCATTAGATATAGTAAGAGAAATATCTACTCAATATCCTGTAACTTTAGTTAACTCTGTAAATCCATTCAGATTAGAAGGGCAAAAAACATCGGCTTTTGAAATCATTGAGTCATTAGGAAATGCACCAGATTGGTTATGTATCCCTATGGGAAATGCAGGAAATATCAGTGCTTATTGGATGGGATTTCAAGAATATTTTAAACATAAGAGGTCAGATAAGTTACCAAGAATGTTGGGATTTCAAGCAAGCGGTTCAGCTCCACTAGTTCATGAAAAAATAATACATGAACCTCAAACAATAGCTACGGCTATACGAATTGGTAATCCTGTAAATAGGGAAAAAGCATTAAAAGTGAAAAAAGAAAGCAATGGGAAGTTTCTAGCAATAACTGATGAAGAAATTATAAGAGCATATAAATTACTGGGAGAAAAGGAAGGTATTTTTTGCGAGCCTGCCAGTGCAGCCTCCGTAGCTGGACTATTAAAACTTAAAAGAGAAGTACCAAAAGATTCCACAATCGTTTGTGTGTTAACTGGAAATGGGTTAAAAGACCCAGATTGTGCAATTAATAATAATGATGCAATATTCCATACAAATTTAGATCCAACTATTAATGACGTAGTCAAAGCAATGAAACTTTAA